The DNA region ataaAGCAAGGGTTGAATCGATCTACACTCTCTTATCAAAGTTTTGATCTTTTTGTTTTACAGGTAGCCCTTTTTCCCTCATTAATTTCAGCACccttatttttgtttttgcctcccataattatttcatatttagggttttctttCACTCAAAATTgggaactttttttttgttttgttaatcttctttttttcttattgCTTGAATGTTTTAAATTCGATAATTTTCTCTTGGATTAGGTTATATACCTTAGCTCACTGTTTTGGACTTTTTTTTTGGGTTAAGTTTTTTAAGCAAAAACCTCTGTTTTATTTAGGGGGAAAGGAGCAAAGATTATAAGCTTCAATCGGTCCATTGTTATTGCTTTGGTTTATCATTCCTTGAAGCTTTTTGCCTAATTTTTTGGCATTGTAAGTTAGGTTGAACTTAGAAGGTTATTAGTTTGCTCTTATTGGTGACTATTTGCATGTGTTTGCATATGGGTTTGGAGGAAAACGCCTTTTTCATTTGTGGATTCTTTTATTATTGGTCTTATTATTAGGTTGCCTTTTGAATTTGGGGTGTTTGGAGTAATGGGTGTTCTGTATCTAATGGAATTTGTTTGGAATTCTTGTTTGTTTTGTTGGTCATTCCTCGAGCTTAGGCCATTATTGTTAGCCATTTAATTTCATTGCTAGGATGATTTAACGCCGGGGGGATGGTTTTTTGTATGTGGATATGCATGGTAGGCTTTGTTCATTTGTGGGGATTCTGACGGTTCTTCGAGTTATTGGGTTGGCATTTTAGGTATGTTGCATAATTGATTTAGCAATTAAGCTTGTACAGTAATTATAATctgtttaattaatttattgtcAATTTATAAGTGTTTTAGATGTAAAGTATGTTTTATTGCCAAAGTAATTGGAATTCTGTTTTAATCagatatttgatttgatatacatGCCAACACAGTTTGTGGTTGGATAATGGCTGTTGAGGCTCCTTCCAAACATGTTTTTGATTATGATGATGAGGATGACGATGGGCCTGTAGTTTTCAAGAGGAGTAATACCTCGTCCTCTAAGCAAAATCAGTTAAACTCGGAAGTAAAGAAGGCATCATCTCAAAGGTCTGACAGACAGTCTGGCAGACAGGCCTCCAGTGTACGAGCTCCTAATGGTCAAAATTCTGTTGCCCAGACCAACAAGTCAATCCCGCCGTCTAAGTCACCTCCCATCAGATCACCTATTTTGAGCCCGAAATCATCTAATTCATCCTCCAAGGCATCACCAGTGGTTAGTTCTAAGGCATCGACTTCATTCAATGATCAGTCAAAACAAGCATCGAAGCAGAATAAGTTTACTGCTGTCAAGGAAGAGAAAAGCCCGATTAAATGTACTGATGAAACAAACAGTGACGACGACGACGACTCAAAACCTTTGAGTGCAAGGCTTAAGGGGATCTCAAGCCAGGGCAATAAAGGGGTGAGCACTTCAACTCCTGCCCAGTCACAGCGATTTGTACCAAAGATTGAGGTAAAAGGATCTGCTGAAGATCCAGATGATGATGCTCCTTTGTCTGCCAGGTTCAGCACAAAGTCTAATACTGGGACATCGAGCAGTAAGCCATATGGATCTCATGAGAAGAAACCTCTGGCTTCTAAAATTCAGCAGAATGGTTCTATCATGAAGGTCAAGCAGCAAAAGTCTTCCATGTTGTCAGATAAGAGACCTCTTGATAAAGGCAATTCATCAGATCAGTCTTATGCTAAGAAGCCAAAGATTTCAGATGCTCCTACAATGATGAAAACCAAGCAAGTTACTGTGAAAGCAGAaaaagatgatgaagatgatCATATTCCAATTTCCCAACGGATAAAAAAGTCGGTTTCATCAGTCAGTAAAGCATCATCCGTGAAACAAAAGGCAACCAAGGTTGTATCTTCAtcatttaaaaagataaataagaAGTCGAAGAAAGAtatgaaaaattctaaatataGCAAGTCAACAAAGCTGTCACCTAGTTCTGGTGATGGACAGAAAAAATGGAGTACCTTGGTTCACAATGGTGTCATATTCCCTCCTCCATACAAGCCTCATGGGGTTAAGATGCTATATGATGGGCGACCAGTGGATCTAACTCCTGAACAAGAGGAGGTCTCTTTTTCACTCTCTAAATATATTTGATGTTTATATGTCAATTCTGTTTTCGTGTGTTTTTATGAGGACCAATGTCTGCAAGATTTTTAATGGATATTTTAATGTGATCTTTCCTTTCTGCAGGTGGCAACAATGTTTGCGGTAATGCAAGAGACTGATTACATGAGTAAACCACAGTTCAAGAAGAATTTCTGGGAGGATTGGAGTAAATTACTGGGGAGAAACCATGTCATTAAGAGCTTGGACAAATGTGATTTCACTCCAATCTATGAGTGGCATTTGCaggagaaagagaagaagaagcaAATGAGTTCTGAAGTAAGTTGGTTGTAAATATTTTTGGCTTTAATATACTATAAAGTTTTCTATGACATCTATCTTAGAACATAGATATCTGTTCTCGTAATATTCCTTCAAAGTAAATTCTATCTTAAGGTTTTACAATCATTAAGGATGGTTACTGTTTGTAGGAGAAGAAGGCtttgaaagaagaaaaattgaTGCAGGAGGAAAAGTATATGTGGGCTATTGTAGATGGTGTCAAAGAGAAGGTGAAGATTTAACTTCAATGTAGAATTTGATTTATCCCATTTAAAACTACTTTCTTTTCTTCTGGATTTAATTCAGATGATTGTTTTCTATTGCAGGTAGGAAATTTCAGAGTTGAACCACCTGGACTTTTCCGAGGTCGAGGAGAGCATCCCAAGGTATTGATGACATGCGTGACAACTTTAATGTTGCAAAAAAACTTTATGCTTTAGTCGCATAGTTCCATTTATAGGATTCTTATATGATGCTCTTTCAATTTATTGTTGCTTTCAGATGGGAAAGTTGAAAAGACGTATTCGTCCATGTGACATTACCATTAATATCGGAAAGGATGCCCCAATTCCTGAGTGTCCAATCCCTGGTGAAAGGTTAAGACTTAAAAGACAAGAAGAGCATTTATTTTCTATAATATACGTAAATATTGAAGGTTATTTCATTCTAATGATCTTAACTTTTGAGATTTCTTTTTTGTCTGACTGGCAGATGGAAAGATATAAAACATGACAATACTGTTACATGGTTAGCTTTCTGGAATGATCCCATTAATCCAAAAGAATTCAAATATGTATTTTTGGCTGCTAGCAGTTCTTTGAAAGGGCAAAGTGACAAGGAGAAATATGAGAAAGCAAGGCTGCTGAAGGTGATAAGCAATAGGATGGtgcttttagtttttatttagttAACCCTATATAAATAAATGGATGTTTGCACTTTAAATGCAGGACTATATCAAGAACATCAGAGCAGCATATACAAAGGATTTTACAGCGAAAGATGTTACAAAAAGGCAAATAGCGGTCGCTACCTATCTAATTGACAAATTAGCTCTTAGGGCGGGAAATGAGAAGGTATATCATGTTTACCATGGATAAtctaatttgtgtttcttttTACTTGTGCAAGTACATTAACATCTCTTTGTACATTAATTGTGGGTAGGATTGAATTCAATGGAGGAAATAAAATGTCCGAGCTGATGTAGTTTATTAGGCTTTTTGTGATAGTCAGGTATTATATTTGGTGGTCCTATGTGCATTCTATTGATGTTTATGGAAAATGTTAGTGGCTGCTCCTAGTAATAGCAGAAGGGCAGAAAGGCTAAAGGGTAAAAGTTGATTGCATCTTCCACTGAATCATTTTCAACTATTGCTTTTCTAGTCTTTTTTAGTTCTTTTCGGTCTCCTTCTCTCTTGaccttttaactctttcaacttcAAGTAGTAGTCTTTACTTAGGTCTTGTTTTATCTTTTAGGTTGAAAGATATTGATAACCAATATTTAACCTATGGTTTGTCTTGAAAGTTGCTGTGTCCTATTAACTTTTAGTTACGAAGAAAACTTTCAGACAACCCTCTCTTTTTTGGGGTATTCCTTATGTTATGTTTGGCCATTTGCAGGATGATGATGAAGCTGATACCGTTGGTTGCTGCACGCTTAAAGTAGGAAATGTGGAATGTATTCCTCCAAATAAATTGAAGGTAAGGTTGGAATATGCTCCAAGAAAAGATAGTATTTCTTTCGTAACTGTTGGAATGGGCCTAATTTTTCTGGGAGTATGCCTGTTAAAACTCGTTAGTTTTGTTGAATTCTATGGAAGCCAAGTCATTTATCTGCTAGCTGAGACTGTTGTTAACATTTTTGTCCATGTTTTATTCATTCAGTTCGATTTCCTTGGTAAAGATTCGATCCAATACGTGAACACAGTAGAGGTTGAGCTTCCTGTATACAAGGCAATTGGACAGTTTCAAACTGGTAAGTTGTTGACTAGCTGTGGCTAGAATTGatacatatatgatatgactTAAGCCAAAGGGTGTGATCTCTCTTTTATACAGGGAAAAGCAAAAGTGATGATCTTTTTGATGAGCTTGATACGAGTAAACTAAATGCTCATTTGAAGGAACTCATGCCTGGTCTTACAGCGAAAGTCTTCCGTACCTATAATGCTTCCATTACATTGGACGATATGGTATGTCAACCTATGCATGATCTGCATACATTTTACTCTAATATTGCTTGTGTGTATACCCTATTTGCAAGTTATCAATAAGTGTACAAGACAAATATACTGGACTGTAACGATTAcaactatatataaaatatatttaggaGAGCTTTCAATGTAGTGAGTAACAAGATTAGGAGTGTCAATACTTTGCATGGAAATTTGAATTTTACAGTATCTGTACTTGTGTGATATgttggattaattttttaaaagaaaaattttaacttcatgcttattaattttcctttcttcaaTGCAGTTAAATAAAGAAACCAAAGATGGGGATGTAGCAGAAAAAGTAGTAATTTATCAGCGTGCAAACAAGGAGGTAAGGACTGTTTCTGGCTCGATGCTGAGCTGATGAAGTAATCTATTTTATGTTCAACTTTCTTGTATCTAGAATTTTGATTGTTTTTCCTGCAGGTTGCAATCATTTGTAATCATCAGCGCAGTATCTCGAAATCTCATAGTGCGCAAATGTCAAGGCTGACCGAGAAAATAACTGAGCTCAAGGTAACAACTCTAGCTAGAAATTTTCTTGGAAAACGATAGATGTGTCCGACACAAGTATGTTGAATTTTCAAAGGTTTTACATGTATTCGGAGGATCATATCCCTGCACCCTTTTATGAATATATGTTGGGTTCAAACATGGGTACTTGAAGAAAAATGTAGAGTCGAAGCAACATAGTCACTTTGGCTTTTCCTTACAATTTGGTGCTTTTCCATTCCATATCTATCAGACTGACCCTTTTTTGTTGCTTGTAGGGTCTTCTAAAAGAGCTAAAAACTGATTTGGACAGGGCTAAGAAAGGGAAGCCGCCATTGAAGGATGCTGATGGGAAGCAGAAGAGGAACTTGACCCCTGAAGCGTAATATAGCttgttcccttttctttttcttaaagcCTTCCATGCAAATTTTACAATTGAACTTCGTTTCATTGATTCATTTTTGATGCAGGATAGAGAAAAAGATAGCTCAAACAAATGTAAAGATCGAGAAGATGGAACGGGACATGCAGACTAAAGAGGATCTAAAAACTGTAGCATTGGGCACATCCAAAATCAATTACCTTGACCCTCGAATCACGGTTGCATGGTGCAAGCGGCACGAAGTTCCCATCGAGAAGGTAAAACCATGTTTGTTATAATTTTAAGAATGACACATTATTCAATTTCTTGATTGTATGATGATGTTTCACAGATATTCAACAAGTCACTTCTGGCAAAGTTTGCTTGGGCAATGGATGTGGATCCGGATTTCAGATTCTAATCATCCGTAAGGAAAACCAGGTTGGCGCCATTAAATTCTTACTCCGACCTACCAGTCCCCGGGAAAAAAAAGAGGGGGAGAAAGGAACAACCAGAACTCCCTTCTTTGTTGAAATGATGATCCatttttccatatatttttttttgtcggTTTTAGAGGGAAAAATTCATGTTATATGTCGATCTAATCTAATCAAAGGGCTAGTTGGCCCATTTCTTTTATCCATCCCTGTTGCTAAAGAAATTGTTTGCTTTTTGAACATTCCCTACTAACTGTTAAATGTCGAACTGGATATACATTGAACAATGTTTCATAAACAGAGTTTAATTTTATACATTTGCTCCCTTTTTCTTACTTCTTTTATCATGTTCAATTCTTGGTATAACAGAGACCAATCCTCAAATATTGTATTATTAAGCAAGTTTTATTGACTTCACTGTCATGATGGTACACATGGAGTgggatttttaaatttaaaaaaaaagaaaagaaaagaaaagaaagaggttTTAATTGGGGACTAGTATACATTGTTCGATGGCAGATTGTTGGACTGGAAATTGGTTAAGGTATCGGTCTGGTGAAAGGTCTAAAATCGGTTGATAATCAGTACGGTTGGACTGGAGTACATAAAGATATGTTGGTTAAGGTATCGTTCTTCTTGAAGGTCAAATTTAGCAACAAAAAAAAGAGgttcaaattgacaaaatatgtaattGTTAAAGATTAAATTTGTCATCATGTGTTTTAATAAACAATCAAATGTAAAGTTTGAAACTAAAAATAACAacacatatgtacgaaattaaaataaaaaattagcttaaattgtgaataaaatgaattttttttgagttgatgTCGAGTAAACAATATGGGTGAAAACTTGTATAATActattgaaatatataaaaatataaaaataaaattttggttgaaatagtaaaatatgatattataaataGTTGTGGAATGCAGCTCAAAtctcaacatttaaaaaaaatttagtgatttttctttaaataagAAAATGACAAAAGTATTCTTGTAATAATATAACCTTTTAAAATATGTaagactattttaataatttttttaattaaattaacgtCAAATTAACTCGTAATCTTAACTCAATCATACACTTAAATAATATACATTACCATGAAAAAACAAGCTTCAGAAATCCAATAAGAATCCACCCCCAATAAAGATAAAGATGAACCCATCATGAATTAAACATCCACACTAGTCTAAGTGAACCCAAAAGACTTTTAAAAAtagttagaaaagaaaataaatgagaTTATATAAAAGGTAAATACATATTTAGCCATCTgagtttactcatgtttttattttggtcacttattttaaaattttgttatttttgttattcATGTTAGATAAGTTGTCAATTTTAATCACTCCAccattaaaatgagttttatcACCAAACGGAATGCTGAAGTTGTCTGGTATAATATCAAAATTAGTCCTCAATGTTTaccattttattaatttgatcctaatttttaaaaaagttacaacaaatttaacttttaatatttacacattatacCAATTTGGTcatatactaaaaataaaaaaatataattaaaatttaaaaattttataataaataaaaattcaaaaattattcaaatttatagaaaaaatataaaatattcaaaaaattatattaaaaaaaaggcgTTAGCCCCTTAGCAACACCATGAAAGGTTTcctctttctttcattttaaaaaaaaaattcttttttaaatattttttaattttgttatgttttattttggtGATCATTATGTCAAACATTGCAAAGCTCAAGTTTGCAGCTCTTGATATatctggaaaaaaaattatttatcatggaTACTTGATGCTAAAATTCATTTACATGTCAAAGGTGTTGGAAATACAATTGTGCAAGGCAATAAGGAATCTCAAGACAAAACCAAAGCTATGATCTTCCTCCGTCATCATCTTGAAGGTTGAATATTTGAACATAAAACATCCACTTGAattgtacaatgatttgaaagaAAGATATGACCATAAAAAAAAACAGTAAACCTccctaaagctcgttatgattAGATGCACCTCAGATTGCAAGATTTCAAATCAGTGAGTATAgctttaaattattcaaataaacTCTCAATTAAATTTGTGTGAATAGAAAATTACTGATGCAGATTTATTAGAGAAAACTTTCTCAACCTTCACGCTTCTAATATGCTCTTGCAACAACAATATCATGAAAAGAATTTTTAAGAAATACTTTGAATTAATCTCATGCCTTTAGGtggttgaacaaaataatgagttgttgatgaaaaactACAAAAATCATCCCACTAGTTCTGCTCCATCCCCAGAAATGAATGTGGCAGTGCATTGAGATTTTGagcatgtgtatgtatatatatatgaatatgtacATGTGTGAAAATGAAACATGCTATTTGATGTGTACAAAAAAACAACAATATAAATTTTACCCTAGTAAGATTGGTAGAATAGTTAGGAACTTAtgtacaattggcatgccataggaatTAGTGTGCGCGCTTTGGATCGACAATACGATGCCTTATGAAATAACACTTTGGTGCACCTTAGTTCGTTATGTGTTTAGTGTGTTAGGTTAGATGCACAATTAGTGCAATATGtatggtgtgattggttggaatCTTGAGTATCCGTGTCCTATTCCACTAGAGTAGGGCTAAGTGTTTATAATTGTTGATAAATGAACTTATGAAAATGGTATATGCTAAAATGTCTATAAATAAAGTGACttgattaaaatgtgaaaagaaTAAATAATTGGGTATAAGTGGAATTAAATGTGAGCAAATTTgagaattacaagttaaaaacaattaaataggaatttgatattgaaatgattagtgaAGACTGAAGAGCAAACAAACCTATTATCAGTCTAATGACATAGATGACTATGTGGGCATAAGTGGTATATGTGCATAATGCAATTGGTAGAACTAATGACTAGGTGACCCAAGTGATTGAtcaataaaagaatgaaaaaccTACCTAATGGTAAACTCCTCTAGTGTATAAAGTGACTAAATAGTTGAAATTGTGCTTAAGAACTTTGACCCTTATTTTGTaaatttgataagtgatataaaCGAACTTAGACTcgaaacttataaaaaaaaaaagaggctcAACACTAATATGAGATAAGGATTAAGTAAGAAAATTTCAAGTGTACTTATTAAGTTCTTTGAGCTTAATGCATTAGTTGTTTAAATATGTAGGTGGAAAGCTTTTCTGAGAAGTTTAAGACTATATCTTGGGAGGGTTGCATCATCAACTCGGTTTAAGGGTTGTAAAGTGAGGATTTGCATTTGCTTCTTAGTATTTTGACATGTATATAAAGGCTTAGGCTAGTCTTAGTAATTATGAGTATATTGGCTTGTATAACCATGGACATTTGAgactattttgatattttaagttAATCTTTGGTTCTTGATTTGAGTTGAACATTTGTATGACTTAAAATTGAATTTAGATAAGCTTagattatcttttaaaattgatttgaatCTTATTGGTATGATATAATGAAGTTTGGCGTTGATTTAGGGTGTTTTTCAACCAATTTTTGCTCCGGAAAACTCAAGTTCTAGAACATGTCCTTTACATCGGAGCATGCAAGTCAGTAGCTAAAAAGCTATAGTTCCAAGCCAAGGTACCAATACCTTACCCTTAAACAAGTGCCACTGCATTGTTTTGGTCGTTTTGAGCTCCTGAAACTTGTATTTGGTTCTAACACCTCCAACCACTGACAAAAAGTTTCCAAGTGATTTTAAGATTTCTTTTAAACCTCTAAAATGATTTTATCTTATGGCtaagattttattaatt from Gossypium hirsutum isolate 1008001.06 chromosome A04, Gossypium_hirsutum_v2.1, whole genome shotgun sequence includes:
- the LOC107932759 gene encoding DNA topoisomerase 1 alpha, which gives rise to MAVEAPSKHVFDYDDEDDDGPVVFKRSNTSSSKQNQLNSEVKKASSQRSDRQSGRQASSVRAPNGQNSVAQTNKSIPPSKSPPIRSPILSPKSSNSSSKASPVVSSKASTSFNDQSKQASKQNKFTAVKEEKSPIKCTDETNSDDDDDSKPLSARLKGISSQGNKGVSTSTPAQSQRFVPKIEVKGSAEDPDDDAPLSARFSTKSNTGTSSSKPYGSHEKKPLASKIQQNGSIMKVKQQKSSMLSDKRPLDKGNSSDQSYAKKPKISDAPTMMKTKQVTVKAEKDDEDDHIPISQRIKKSVSSVSKASSVKQKATKVVSSSFKKINKKSKKDMKNSKYSKSTKLSPSSGDGQKKWSTLVHNGVIFPPPYKPHGVKMLYDGRPVDLTPEQEEVATMFAVMQETDYMSKPQFKKNFWEDWSKLLGRNHVIKSLDKCDFTPIYEWHLQEKEKKKQMSSEEKKALKEEKLMQEEKYMWAIVDGVKEKVGNFRVEPPGLFRGRGEHPKMGKLKRRIRPCDITINIGKDAPIPECPIPGERWKDIKHDNTVTWLAFWNDPINPKEFKYVFLAASSSLKGQSDKEKYEKARLLKDYIKNIRAAYTKDFTAKDVTKRQIAVATYLIDKLALRAGNEKDDDEADTVGCCTLKVGNVECIPPNKLKFDFLGKDSIQYVNTVEVELPVYKAIGQFQTGKSKSDDLFDELDTSKLNAHLKELMPGLTAKVFRTYNASITLDDMLNKETKDGDVAEKVVIYQRANKEVAIICNHQRSISKSHSAQMSRLTEKITELKGLLKELKTDLDRAKKGKPPLKDADGKQKRNLTPEAIEKKIAQTNVKIEKMERDMQTKEDLKTVALGTSKINYLDPRITVAWCKRHEVPIEKIFNKSLLAKFAWAMDVDPDFRF